The genomic interval AGGCCCCCCAGATGTCGCCGCCCAGTTCGGTGGAAGACTCGGCATGGGAATCGAGGACGAGGGCGAAGCGGGCCTCCAAAGCCTCGACCGCCTCGTCGGTGGGGAGAAGCGCCGATTGAGTCTGGGAGGCCAGTTCTAGGTCGGCACTGACCCGCGCCTGATAGTCCTGCAGGCTTCGGACCAGGACCCGGTTTTCCAGATGGATTCGGACGCGTGCCAGGAATTCCTGGGTGTTCAGCGGCTTGGTCACCAAGTCGGTGGCGCCGGCACGGAATACCATCGCCCGTTCCTCGACTGCCCCAAGGGCGGTCTGGACGAGCACCGGAAGATCGGCCCAACGCGAATCGCCGCGCAACCGGCCGAGCATCTCGATTCCATCCATCACCGGCATCATGATGTCGAGGACGACGAGGTCCGCTTCCTCCGCCTCCAGGGCGGCAAGGCCCTCCAGGCCGTTGTTGGCGATCCGGATTCGTCGGATGCCGAGCACCTCCAGGTAGGTCTGGACCAGACGCTGGTTATGCAACTGGTCCTCGACCACGAGGACGCGGCAACGGGACAAGTCGATATCCCCCTTGGGGGCGATCATCGGTGGAACCTCATGGCGATCCGGCTGCCGCGGGCGGAGAAGGAGACTTGATCGGCCAAGTCGGCGATGATGGTAAGTCCGCGACCGGAAGCCTCCCGCCACGGGCGCGAGGCCAGATCCTCGGACAGATAGCCGCGTCCGCGGTCGAGGACCGCGATCTCGATGTCGGCGGCCGTCCAGCGGGCGGCCACGACCACAGCGCGGCCACCGAAGGCCGGATCGGCCAGGCGCGCGGTGGCGGTCTCGCTGAAGTGCAGAAAGGCGTCGGTGCTTTCCCGCGAAAAGCCGGACATTTCCAGGCTGCCATGCATGACGGCATTGGCTAGGGCCTCCTGCAGGGCGGTGGCGATGGCATCGGTCCGTTCGGCCGCCAGTCCCAGTCGCCTCGCCAAGGCCGAGGTAAAGACAAAGGCCAGGTCGGACCCGATGGCCTGGTGTGCCGTCACCGCCAGCGCCATGCCCCCCGCCGCACGAGCGGCGGTGACCTCCGCCAGGGCGATCTCGTCGTCGACCCCCGGCTCGACGGCGCAACACCCCGGTCCTTCCAGGGCGGCCGCGAGGCCACCCGCTCCGGGTTCCGCAAGAAAGGGAAGAGGCGAGACGAGGCTCGCTTCGGGGGGTCCCGACGGGGATGGGGCCTTGAAAGGCATCGGCTCGTCCGCCCGTCTTGTTCAGTCCTCGATCCGGAACACGGCCGAGAACTTCTGCCCGACGAACAGTCGCTGCACCTGTCCCTGCGCCCCCTTGAGGACCAGCGCGACTCCCGCCTTCGCCGCCGTGTCGTTGCCCAAAAGGAGCATGCCCATCCCTGCCGAGTCAATGAATTCGAGTTGCCCCAGGTCGAGCACCACTTGGCGCGCCCCCCCGCCGCCCACGGCGCCCAGGATGGTCCGGAACGCCGCATGGTCGGCGAAGGTGAAACGCCCGCCGAGCCGATAGGTGGTGGTATCGCCGGATTTGTCTTCGCGGATGTCCAAGGTGGCGGGCTCCCGTTGCTTGCCGGAGCGTCAGGATAGCTTGAAGCCCATGCGAAGGCTACCCCAGTGTCGGTTTTCCACCATGATGGGGGCGGACAGATCCTTCATCATGACAAATGTTCCGCCGCCCATGTCGCGGCGGTAGGTCTGCATCAGCAATGGCCTGGTGTTGCGCGCCGCAGCCAAGCCGGTACGGTCGTCGAACAGGCGGCGATTGCGGCAGTTGGCGTTGTTCCACACCGGATCGGCGCCTTGCGGCTTGGAGAACTTGGTATTGTGGGTGGGCAGGAAGCCATTGCGGTCGACGGCCGCCGAAAACACCACCCGCGGATCGAGCTCCAGCAAGGGTTCCTGCAGGGACGGCAGCAGGCGGTCGGTCAGGGTGACGAAGCGGGTCATATGCTGCTGCGGGTTGCTGCCGACGATGGGCTTGTAGGTTTCGTCGAACAGGTCGGCCAGGGTGATATCTCCCCGCCGCACGGCATCGCCGAACAGCTGGCCGATGCGCGCGGCCGTCGCCGTCACTCCCTCGATCAGATGGGAATCCCGAGTCTTGAAACCGCTGCCGGCGATATAATCGATCAAACGTTCGCTGAGATTGAGCAGTTGGACGATGCGGTCGTCGGCCTGCTTCAGGTTCTGGCTGGTCAGATTGACACCGTCCACCAAATCCTGGAGTTCCTTCACCACGGCATCGCTTTTGCCCAAGTTGGTCCGGGTGGCTTCGGTGATCGATTCCACCTGCTGTTCGACGCTCCGGAAGGACGAGTGGAAGGTCTCCACCGCCGCGTCGATGGTGCCGACGCTGCCGTTCACCGAATTCGCCGTGCGTAGCGCCTCGGTGCTCTCCGAGACCAGGCTCTCGATCTGGCTGGTCAGGCGCTGCACGGTCTCGTTGATTTCGGTGGTCGAGCGAGCCGTCTGGTTGGCGAGATTCTTCACCTCCCCGGCCACCACCGCGAAACCCTTGCCGGCTTCGCCCGCTCGCGCCGCCTCGATGGTGGCATTCAGGGCCAAAAGGTTGGTCTGCTTGGCGATGGCCTGGATGCCGGTGGCAATACCGGTCACCGCCCGCAACGATTCGTCCAGGCTTTGCAGGCGGTGTTCGATGGCTCCCATGGAATCGGCCAAGCGGCGGATATCGGTCACCGCCCCGCCGATGGCCTGGCGGGAATGTGCCAGTTGTCCCGAAGCGGCCTGGGCAACGTGGCGGGTCTGGCGGCCGGCATCGTCGATGTTGTGAGTCGCTTCGGTCATCTCGCCGACGATGGATCGCAAACGGTCGAACAGAGTCACCTGATGGGCAACGAACCGTGCCACTCCCTCGATGGTGCCGGCAATATCCGCGACCTCCATTCCGATGGCCTCGGCGTGCTGGAGGCTTTCGGCGGCAAAGCGATCGGCGGCGGCAGCCGGAGCGCCCATCCCGACTTCCGACATGCTCGCGGAAGAAGGACGCCCGGCCGCGTCCTGCGGCGGAAAGACGAGCTGGTTCATTTTTCGTCCCCTGCCGCGCCGGACATTTGTTTTGATTCTCGGCGCGTCGTTATGATTGCATCGCCTAATATTAAGTCCGGCTCCTCATGATGTCATTAAAAAACAAAGTCGCTCTATATTATGATATGATAATAATATGGTTCCTTTATTGGCGATAGTTATATGCGGGCACGAATCGCAACTCCGGGAGGCCAGACCCCGGAGCGGAGCGGTTGCCTTGGGAGGGGGGTGGGGATAAGCTCCCCGGGTTGGGAGGGCGGCCCATGGCGGATGACGACGAACCGGAAGGAAGATCGGAAACTGCGGGAACCTTTGGGCCCGCGGTTCTCGCCGACCGGTTCCTGATCGATCCGGCCGTCCATTTGCCCGATTACGATTCGCCTTCCGCCCGCGCCTATGCCGTCGAAGACCGGCGCGACTCCAGCCGCCAACTCTTCGCCCTGGTTTGCACCCCGGGACTGCCCGCGCGCGTGCGGCTCATGGCCCAGCTCAAGGGCGCCGCCATCCGGGGGCTTCTGCCCCTGGTCGAGTGGGGCGCCATCCACTGGCCGCCCAGCGGCCAGCACTGCATGGTCGCGGTGTTCGAGAGGCCCAAGGGGGGGCGCGTCGTCCCTCTGGATGCGGCCAAGATCGCCCGGATCAACGAATACGATCTGCCCCGCCGGGTGATCGAACCGATCCTGGTCGCCCTGCAAGACCTGAACTCCCGAGGCAGCGCCGTCCATCGGGCGATTCGTCCGACCAACTTGTTTTACCTGGACGAGTCCAGACAGGAAATCGTTCTTGGCGAATGCGTCACGGCGCCGCCGGGCTTCGACCAGCCGGTGATCTCGGAAGTCATCGAACGCGGCATGGCCAATCCGGCCGGACGGGGCGACGGCACCATGGCCGACGATCTCTATG from Magnetospirillum sp. WYHS-4 carries:
- a CDS encoding fused response regulator/phosphatase translates to MIAPKGDIDLSRCRVLVVEDQLHNQRLVQTYLEVLGIRRIRIANNGLEGLAALEAEEADLVVLDIMMPVMDGIEMLGRLRGDSRWADLPVLVQTALGAVEERAMVFRAGATDLVTKPLNTQEFLARVRIHLENRVLVRSLQDYQARVSADLELASQTQSALLPTDEAVEALEARFALVLDSHAESSTELGGDIWGAFPLDDGRLCIYSADFSGHGINAALNTLRLHTLIEQNPPADFRPDAWLSALGARLTALLPVEQYATMFLGILDCAAGRLAYATAGAPRPILGDGSGQGTRFLEGGGLPLGIVADWSYEAREVDFPPGSFLFLYSDALLESPLRDGTVLDDDGVMRLVQAVLGVPSSLPPLDRLIEGFRARVVLPIPDDLTAVWLARR
- a CDS encoding ATP-binding protein, producing the protein MPFKAPSPSGPPEASLVSPLPFLAEPGAGGLAAALEGPGCCAVEPGVDDEIALAEVTAARAAGGMALAVTAHQAIGSDLAFVFTSALARRLGLAAERTDAIATALQEALANAVMHGSLEMSGFSRESTDAFLHFSETATARLADPAFGGRAVVVAARWTAADIEIAVLDRGRGYLSEDLASRPWREASGRGLTIIADLADQVSFSARGSRIAMRFHR
- a CDS encoding STAS domain-containing protein, producing MDIREDKSGDTTTYRLGGRFTFADHAAFRTILGAVGGGGARQVVLDLGQLEFIDSAGMGMLLLGNDTAAKAGVALVLKGAQGQVQRLFVGQKFSAVFRIED
- a CDS encoding methyl-accepting chemotaxis protein, which codes for MNQLVFPPQDAAGRPSSASMSEVGMGAPAAAADRFAAESLQHAEAIGMEVADIAGTIEGVARFVAHQVTLFDRLRSIVGEMTEATHNIDDAGRQTRHVAQAASGQLAHSRQAIGGAVTDIRRLADSMGAIEHRLQSLDESLRAVTGIATGIQAIAKQTNLLALNATIEAARAGEAGKGFAVVAGEVKNLANQTARSTTEINETVQRLTSQIESLVSESTEALRTANSVNGSVGTIDAAVETFHSSFRSVEQQVESITEATRTNLGKSDAVVKELQDLVDGVNLTSQNLKQADDRIVQLLNLSERLIDYIAGSGFKTRDSHLIEGVTATAARIGQLFGDAVRRGDITLADLFDETYKPIVGSNPQQHMTRFVTLTDRLLPSLQEPLLELDPRVVFSAAVDRNGFLPTHNTKFSKPQGADPVWNNANCRNRRLFDDRTGLAAARNTRPLLMQTYRRDMGGGTFVMMKDLSAPIMVENRHWGSLRMGFKLS